A single genomic interval of Agarivorans aestuarii harbors:
- a CDS encoding glycosyltransferase family 2 protein produces MFKPCVVIPNYNHTNAIAETIASISLPIVLVDDYSDASVADYLSQLANQYEHVQLFRHEQNQGKGGAVMTGLRQAAGLGYSHALQIDADGQHNLADINRFLDLAKSSPFALVTGVPEYDASVPKARYYARYITHVWVWIETLSLELQDSMCGFRVYPLDSTVKLLNSVNLGKRMDFDIEVLVRHYWQATPIIQVPTKVIYPEQGLSHFKAWEDNWLISKMHTKLFFGMLFRLPRLIWRKRKQAHWSSMAERGSLWGLKLTLKGYRLGGRYLAKLLLYPAIAYFFVSGRATRNASQAFLQKAAKHQDSAMSDKVTWVNSFAHFLSFGNASLNRLDAWAQKASRAEVDFPNKDILVDLLQSRQGAVLLTSHLGHIEMCRALAETEYRTRINVVVLTENANKFNKVLSELNPDSQLNLIHISEFTPDLGIRLAEYVENGELVAIAADRTPADSYGRVNYHSFLGELAPFPQGPFIIAALLCCPVFSLFCMQQQSGRYHMYFDKVSDNLGANRKERKQRIEQASELYASRLETLAARYPLQWFNFFDFWCPDSKDTVTKGQIR; encoded by the coding sequence ATGTTTAAGCCCTGTGTGGTTATCCCAAACTACAACCACACCAATGCAATTGCGGAAACAATCGCTAGTATCTCTTTGCCTATTGTTTTAGTTGATGATTATAGCGATGCAAGCGTTGCAGATTACTTATCTCAATTAGCTAATCAATATGAACATGTTCAATTGTTTAGGCATGAGCAGAACCAAGGTAAAGGTGGAGCGGTTATGACTGGCTTGCGTCAAGCTGCTGGGCTGGGTTACAGCCATGCTTTACAAATAGATGCCGATGGCCAGCATAACTTGGCAGACATAAATCGATTTTTAGACTTAGCTAAGTCAAGCCCGTTTGCGTTGGTTACGGGAGTGCCTGAGTATGATGCCTCTGTGCCTAAAGCACGTTACTACGCCAGATATATCACTCATGTATGGGTATGGATAGAAACTTTAAGCCTAGAGCTGCAAGACAGTATGTGTGGCTTTAGAGTTTATCCTCTTGATTCAACAGTTAAGCTACTTAACTCGGTAAATCTAGGCAAACGCATGGATTTTGATATTGAAGTTCTTGTGAGACATTACTGGCAAGCAACACCAATTATTCAAGTGCCAACTAAAGTGATTTACCCTGAACAAGGGCTTAGTCATTTTAAGGCTTGGGAAGACAACTGGCTGATTAGTAAGATGCATACCAAGTTGTTTTTTGGCATGTTATTTCGTTTACCTAGGCTTATTTGGCGTAAACGCAAACAAGCTCACTGGTCCTCTATGGCAGAAAGGGGCAGTTTATGGGGGCTAAAGCTAACGCTTAAAGGTTATCGGTTGGGTGGACGTTATCTCGCTAAATTATTGTTGTATCCAGCCATTGCATATTTTTTTGTGAGTGGCAGGGCGACTCGTAATGCTTCACAAGCATTTCTGCAAAAAGCGGCTAAGCATCAAGATAGTGCGATGAGCGATAAAGTTACTTGGGTAAATAGCTTTGCTCACTTTTTAAGTTTTGGTAATGCCTCTTTAAATCGTTTAGACGCTTGGGCGCAAAAAGCCTCGCGAGCTGAAGTCGATTTCCCAAATAAAGATATCTTGGTAGACCTATTACAAAGCCGGCAGGGCGCGGTATTACTAACTTCTCATTTAGGTCACATAGAAATGTGCAGAGCCCTAGCTGAGACTGAATATCGAACTCGAATTAATGTTGTGGTGCTTACAGAGAATGCTAATAAATTTAACAAGGTTCTTTCAGAGCTTAATCCAGATTCTCAACTGAATTTAATTCATATTTCAGAGTTCACACCAGACCTTGGTATCCGCTTAGCTGAATATGTGGAGAATGGTGAACTAGTAGCCATCGCTGCAGATAGAACCCCGGCAGATAGTTACGGCAGAGTGAATTACCATTCGTTTCTAGGTGAGCTGGCACCTTTCCCGCAGGGACCCTTTATTATTGCTGCCCTGTTGTGCTGCCCAGTATTTAGTTTGTTTTGCATGCAACAGCAAAGTGGTCGCTACCATATGTATTTTGACAAAGTGAGTGATAATTTGGGGGCAAACAGGAAAGAACGCAAGCAGCGAATAGAGCAAGCTAGTGAGCTTTATGCGAGTCGCTTAGAAACACTTGCCGCACGTTACCCCCTTCAATGGTTTAATTTTTTTGATTTTTGGTGTCCAGATTCCAAGGACACAGTGACTAAAGGACAAATTCGATGA
- a CDS encoding thioester dehydrase translates to MKDFGRPGVELVQQTNGTFTLSLNIASELPCLQGHFPNLPVVPGVAQLHWAVEFAASYLGVSNEVSALEVLKYQHVMQPERSIQLSLRFDEKKSKLYFNYFDEDNKYSSGRVVLGAVDV, encoded by the coding sequence ATGAAGGACTTTGGTAGGCCGGGTGTTGAACTTGTTCAGCAAACCAATGGCACTTTTACCTTAAGCTTGAATATTGCTTCTGAGCTACCTTGTTTACAAGGTCATTTCCCCAATCTGCCTGTTGTTCCTGGCGTGGCTCAACTTCACTGGGCTGTTGAGTTCGCTGCAAGTTACTTGGGTGTTAGTAATGAAGTTTCTGCCTTAGAAGTGCTGAAATATCAACATGTAATGCAACCAGAACGCAGCATTCAACTGTCTCTTCGTTTTGATGAAAAGAAAAGTAAACTTTACTTTAACTACTTTGATGAAGACAACAAGTATAGCAGTGGAAGAGTAGTTCTAGGGGCTGTTGATGTTTAA
- a CDS encoding AMP-binding protein, with the protein MNKISLPPLSITYTTAIRDTELSNQDWWEQVYGKYKQIEAFPYQHWLLFADDSFDFSCCFFALLLAGKTPVLPPNLQVETLKHFAQKLDAVCADRNVGQHEPDVYTDYKSLSETKDYKDIYRDVGSEQEVFLYTSGSTGEPKRVVKKWRQLQAEVETLESCFGEDVDKTTICGSVSHQHIYGLLFTVLWPLLSQRVWQVRPIKYIEDYRFAVKESISFVSSPSFLEHLSRQIAPLENRPKYCFSSGGALKDETVKLLAQQWQLAPTEVFGSSETGGVAYRNQLIQQHWSVFQCIKWRISANNALQIRSPYLVDLERWYEMDDAVEESGDGFKLLGRLDRIVKIAEKRVCLDQMSRLLEKHQWVRECDLLTLSSSRDCIAAVVVLNNCGLKQLKASRHAVNKTLRMYLADYFETVTLPRKWRYIDSLMVNSQGKRQLAKMRSLFT; encoded by the coding sequence ATGAATAAGATTAGCCTCCCACCTCTTTCTATCACTTACACCACCGCAATCCGCGATACTGAACTCTCGAATCAGGATTGGTGGGAACAGGTTTACGGTAAGTATAAACAAATAGAAGCCTTTCCTTATCAACATTGGTTATTGTTTGCTGATGACAGCTTTGATTTTTCTTGTTGCTTTTTTGCCTTATTACTGGCCGGTAAAACACCAGTACTACCGCCAAATCTTCAAGTTGAAACTCTTAAGCATTTCGCGCAAAAGCTCGATGCGGTATGTGCAGACAGAAATGTAGGCCAGCATGAACCAGATGTGTATACCGACTATAAAAGCCTATCTGAAACAAAAGATTATAAAGATATCTATAGAGATGTAGGCTCTGAACAAGAGGTATTTTTGTATACCTCGGGAAGTACTGGCGAACCCAAACGAGTGGTAAAAAAATGGCGACAATTGCAAGCTGAGGTCGAAACACTGGAAAGCTGCTTTGGCGAAGACGTAGATAAAACCACCATTTGTGGCAGCGTTTCCCATCAACATATTTACGGCTTACTATTTACTGTTCTCTGGCCTTTGCTTTCACAACGAGTATGGCAAGTCCGCCCGATTAAATATATCGAAGACTACCGTTTTGCAGTAAAAGAAAGCATTAGCTTTGTATCAAGCCCTTCTTTTTTAGAACACTTAAGTCGTCAAATAGCGCCATTAGAAAACCGCCCGAAATACTGTTTCAGTTCCGGTGGTGCTCTAAAAGATGAGACGGTTAAGTTGCTTGCTCAACAATGGCAGCTAGCGCCCACCGAAGTTTTTGGTTCCAGTGAAACAGGGGGGGTAGCCTATAGAAATCAGCTCATTCAACAACACTGGTCGGTATTTCAGTGTATTAAATGGCGAATATCTGCAAACAATGCTTTGCAAATTAGATCTCCATACTTAGTTGATCTAGAACGATGGTATGAGATGGATGATGCGGTTGAAGAAAGTGGCGATGGGTTTAAGCTCTTAGGGCGCTTAGACCGAATTGTTAAAATTGCTGAAAAGCGTGTTTGTTTGGATCAGATGTCTCGACTCTTGGAAAAACACCAATGGGTAAGAGAGTGTGATTTACTAACACTATCTTCTTCTCGCGATTGTATTGCAGCTGTTGTTGTTCTAAACAACTGTGGTTTAAAGCAATTAAAGGCGAGCAGACACGCGGTGAACAAAACACTACGTATGTATTTAGCTGATTATTTTGAGACGGTGACACTGCCTAGAAAGTGGCGTTATATAGACAGTTTGATGGTTAATTCACAAGGTAAGCGTCAACTAGCAAAAATGAGGTCGTTGTTTACATGA
- a CDS encoding septation protein IspZ, with product MVSRIVRALVIIALAVYPLIVYFGLSLYSFQMIGGLLLGAFCLRLLLTWRSKGVFQQQKVLAMVGIVLIAVALLSKEQTWFKLYPLLVNLVLLAVFAVSLRSEQPMIEKFARLGRKNIPAAARPYFMKLTKLWMAFFMLNATVSAWTIFMGSIEAWTLYNGFISYVLMGCLLTGEWLYRKLSKLEQYNE from the coding sequence ATGGTAAGTCGCATTGTTAGAGCCTTGGTTATTATCGCATTAGCGGTTTACCCTCTGATTGTTTATTTTGGCTTAAGCTTATACTCCTTCCAAATGATTGGCGGGTTGTTGCTCGGTGCTTTTTGTTTAAGGCTACTGCTGACATGGCGGTCTAAAGGAGTGTTTCAACAACAAAAGGTGTTAGCTATGGTGGGTATCGTTCTCATAGCTGTTGCGCTTTTATCAAAAGAGCAAACTTGGTTTAAGCTATACCCTTTACTGGTTAATTTAGTTTTGTTGGCAGTGTTTGCTGTTAGTCTTCGCAGTGAGCAGCCAATGATTGAAAAGTTTGCCCGACTTGGAAGAAAAAACATTCCAGCTGCGGCTAGGCCTTATTTCATGAAACTCACCAAACTTTGGATGGCATTTTTTATGTTAAATGCCACGGTGAGTGCTTGGACTATTTTCATGGGCAGTATCGAGGCATGGACTTTATACAACGGATTCATTAGTTACGTTTTGATGGGCTGTTTGTTAACTGGAGAGTGGCTTTATAGAAAGCTTTCGAAACTAGAACAATACAATGAATAA
- a CDS encoding acyl carrier protein → MNREQIYQALQDILTSEFEVAEEDISLEANLYQDLDLDSIDAVDLVVKLQQLTGKKIQPNEFKSARTVADVIDALEQLVSNAA, encoded by the coding sequence ATGAATAGAGAACAAATTTATCAAGCGCTACAAGACATCTTGACCAGCGAGTTTGAGGTAGCTGAGGAAGATATTTCTTTGGAAGCTAACCTTTATCAAGATTTAGATTTGGATAGTATTGATGCAGTCGACTTAGTTGTGAAACTGCAGCAACTAACTGGTAAGAAAATACAACCGAATGAGTTTAAGTCTGCTAGAACAGTGGCTGATGTCATTGACGCTTTAGAGCAGTTAGTTAGTAATGCTGCTTAA
- a CDS encoding phosphopantetheine-binding protein, whose product MNLLEQELKQLIIEALELEDVEISDIETDEPLFVEGLGLDSIDALELGLAIKKKYQIKLDANSEDTKRHFSSVKALAEFIEQEKKAA is encoded by the coding sequence ATGAATTTATTAGAGCAGGAACTTAAACAACTTATTATTGAAGCACTAGAACTAGAAGATGTTGAGATCTCTGATATTGAAACCGATGAACCTCTATTTGTAGAGGGTTTAGGCTTAGATTCAATAGATGCATTAGAACTTGGACTAGCGATAAAGAAAAAGTACCAAATTAAATTGGATGCCAACTCTGAAGATACAAAAAGACACTTTTCCAGTGTAAAGGCTCTGGCTGAGTTTATTGAACAAGAAAAAAAAGCGGCGTAA
- a CDS encoding lysophospholipid acyltransferase family protein: MSKQVGYYWRLVMTAFSFFSFGALGVLFSITLFPLLYILPSKDKTARNQLVVHFIFKSFVKMMQLLGVLSVSVSNREKLKHSAGKLVIANHPSLIDVVLLIAHLPETSCIVKQSLWRNPCMSMIISAAGYIKNGAEPELVLSACQRSFAKGASLIIFPEGTRTTPGEDLNMQRGAANIALRCAVDFLPVTIRVSPTTLTKSEPWYSIPAQKPHFSLDIGDTIFAQDVCEDENSDSRKARALTRYLQQHFYKELNCQ; the protein is encoded by the coding sequence ATGAGTAAGCAAGTGGGGTATTATTGGCGTTTAGTAATGACTGCTTTTTCATTCTTCAGCTTTGGTGCTTTGGGCGTTTTATTCTCTATTACCTTATTTCCGCTGTTGTACATCTTGCCTTCAAAAGATAAAACAGCTCGTAATCAACTCGTCGTGCATTTCATTTTTAAGTCATTTGTAAAAATGATGCAACTTTTGGGAGTACTTAGTGTTTCGGTTTCAAACAGAGAGAAGCTAAAGCACTCTGCTGGGAAGCTGGTGATTGCTAATCACCCATCGCTTATCGACGTAGTGTTGTTAATTGCCCATTTACCAGAGACTAGTTGTATTGTTAAGCAAAGCTTGTGGAGAAATCCATGTATGTCGATGATTATCTCTGCAGCGGGCTACATTAAAAATGGAGCCGAGCCCGAACTAGTTTTAAGTGCTTGTCAACGTAGCTTCGCCAAGGGGGCAAGTCTTATTATTTTTCCCGAAGGGACTCGAACTACCCCAGGTGAAGACCTAAATATGCAACGAGGTGCGGCAAATATAGCGTTGCGCTGTGCCGTTGATTTCTTACCTGTGACGATTCGTGTGTCACCTACTACTTTAACTAAGTCAGAGCCTTGGTACTCAATACCGGCACAAAAACCGCATTTCTCGTTGGATATAGGGGATACGATTTTCGCCCAAGATGTTTGTGAAGACGAAAACAGTGATTCACGGAAAGCAAGAGCGTTAACTAGATATTTACAGCAACACTTTTACAAGGAACTTAACTGCCAATGA